In Prosthecochloris sp. GSB1, the following proteins share a genomic window:
- the fni gene encoding type 2 isopentenyl-diphosphate Delta-isomerase, protein MNDTNNVTVDRKQSHVAICLHGEVGFDAKTTGFERYAFTHNAVPELDFDGIDLSTELFGRRLSFPFMISSMTGGYGDAERVNRVLAETAEKLGIPLGVGSMRQALESSSHRKSFSVVREAAPSVPVFANIGAPEVAGGLTDSELRTLVDIVKADALVVHFNPAQELFQPEGNTGFSNVLAELRKLVKKLDVPVIAKEVGCGISSSAARALAETGIRIIDVAGAGGTSWQKVEEERYIQRFRGDSRFSPAALHELLNWGIPTAECVADIATLKKEAPQYRQLRIIASGGISNGVDIAKAIALGAEMAASAGVLLKALDKGVLEETILSWMNDLKAVMFLTGAKNIAELKQIPISLKKDIAPQ, encoded by the coding sequence ATGAACGACACAAACAACGTAACGGTAGACCGCAAGCAGAGCCATGTTGCAATCTGTCTGCACGGCGAGGTTGGTTTTGATGCGAAAACAACCGGGTTCGAACGTTACGCCTTCACCCACAATGCTGTTCCGGAACTCGATTTCGACGGGATAGACCTTTCCACCGAGCTTTTCGGCCGCCGTCTTTCGTTTCCGTTCATGATATCGTCAATGACCGGAGGATACGGCGATGCCGAGCGTGTGAACCGTGTCCTGGCCGAAACAGCCGAAAAGCTCGGCATCCCGCTTGGCGTCGGAAGCATGCGCCAGGCCCTTGAAAGCTCCTCCCACAGGAAAAGTTTCAGTGTGGTCCGTGAAGCCGCGCCCTCGGTTCCGGTATTCGCCAATATCGGCGCTCCGGAAGTTGCCGGTGGCCTGACCGACAGTGAGCTTCGGACTCTGGTGGACATCGTGAAAGCCGATGCTCTTGTCGTTCATTTCAACCCGGCACAGGAGCTTTTTCAGCCTGAGGGAAATACCGGCTTCAGTAATGTTCTCGCCGAACTGCGAAAACTGGTGAAAAAACTCGATGTCCCGGTCATTGCCAAGGAAGTCGGCTGCGGAATATCGTCTTCGGCCGCCCGTGCGCTTGCCGAAACAGGCATCCGGATCATCGATGTCGCCGGCGCCGGAGGAACCAGTTGGCAAAAAGTGGAGGAAGAACGCTACATCCAGCGTTTCCGCGGCGACAGCCGCTTCAGCCCCGCGGCCCTGCATGAACTGCTCAACTGGGGCATACCCACGGCCGAATGCGTGGCTGATATCGCCACACTGAAAAAAGAGGCTCCGCAGTACCGTCAGCTCCGGATTATCGCTTCGGGAGGTATTTCGAACGGCGTCGACATCGCAAAAGCGATCGCCCTTGGAGCCGAGATGGCCGCATCGGCAGGCGTCCTCCTCAAAGCGCTCGACAAGGGAGTGCTCGAGGAAACCATCCTCTCCTGGATGAACGATCTGAAGGCGGTTATGTTTCTTACCGGCGCGAAAAACATAGCAGAACTGAAACAAATCCCTATTTCGTTAAAAAAAGACATAGCTCCGCAATGA
- a CDS encoding polyprenyl synthetase family protein — translation MNIGITQGQVEQKYTRYHKLINDALGECFAKDSPETLYAPARYILEGKGKRIRPFLTLLASEAVCGDSRNAMHTALAIEILHNFTLMHDDIMDQADLRHGRPTVHLKWDANAAILSGDMMIAFAYEHALKTETKRHVELVHILNDANITICEGQALDMELEQRTDATIGDYLEMISKKTGRLISAALEAGGVTGDATVEQLERLVTFGENIGRAFQVQDDYLDIMAEDGKSGKIAGGDVINGKKTYLLLRSLELTGGERRKTLQSIIDNKGTEPERVPEIRAIYEECGVLDEARQIINRDTEEALSAIESLPHAEGREYLKGFALKLMKRDF, via the coding sequence ATGAACATCGGCATAACCCAGGGACAGGTCGAACAAAAGTACACCAGATATCACAAGCTGATCAACGATGCTCTCGGTGAATGCTTCGCCAAGGACTCTCCGGAAACACTTTATGCGCCCGCGCGCTATATCCTGGAAGGAAAAGGCAAAAGAATCCGGCCGTTCCTGACCCTTCTGGCATCGGAAGCCGTCTGCGGCGACTCGCGCAATGCGATGCATACCGCCCTGGCTATTGAAATCCTGCATAACTTCACCCTCATGCACGATGACATCATGGACCAGGCCGATCTGAGGCACGGAAGACCTACCGTACATCTGAAATGGGACGCCAATGCGGCGATACTTTCGGGCGATATGATGATCGCGTTCGCCTACGAACACGCCCTGAAAACCGAAACGAAACGCCATGTCGAGCTCGTTCACATTCTCAACGACGCGAATATCACCATCTGCGAAGGCCAGGCGCTCGACATGGAACTCGAACAGAGAACAGACGCGACAATCGGGGATTATCTCGAAATGATATCAAAAAAAACAGGCCGGCTGATTTCCGCCGCGCTCGAAGCCGGCGGAGTCACGGGCGACGCCACGGTCGAACAGCTCGAACGGCTGGTCACGTTCGGAGAGAACATCGGCCGGGCGTTCCAGGTGCAGGACGACTATCTCGATATCATGGCCGAAGACGGGAAATCGGGAAAAATCGCCGGGGGCGACGTCATCAACGGCAAGAAAACCTACCTGTTGCTGCGCTCCCTCGAACTTACCGGTGGCGAGCGGCGAAAAACCCTTCAGTCCATTATCGACAACAAGGGAACAGAGCCGGAGCGGGTCCCTGAAATCCGCGCCATCTACGAAGAATGCGGGGTTCTCGACGAAGCCCGGCAGATCATCAACCGCGATACCGAGGAAGCTTTGTCAGCGATAGAATCTCTCCCTCATGCCGAGGGACGGGAGTATCTCAAGGGGTTCGCCCTCAAACTGATGAAACGCGACTTTTAA